One Setaria viridis chromosome 5, Setaria_viridis_v4.0, whole genome shotgun sequence genomic region harbors:
- the LOC117854936 gene encoding cytochrome P450 CYP72A616 isoform X1 has protein sequence MDDDGGTALLRESSPWSLLGGAAAVLLLWWAAQVLEWAWLAPRRMERALRAQGLRGNRYRFLWGDLKEERRLTAAALARPVPMDRPHDILPRVSPLLHRAVEEHDGCAGKLSFTWFGTIPRITVIDPELAREVASNKDGYFVKTKLATRMVKFLIGGVAILDGEEWVKHRRIMNPAFHAEKLKGMLPAFSAACSDLICRWENLLADSVGTIELDVWAEFQNLSGDVLSRTVFGVSYEEGRRIFLLQAEQVVRVTQAFGTSHIPGYFLLPTKGNRRIKAINRETKTILRGIIEKRREAMKNGEPTKHDLLGMLLESNMNYSNSDGKSSGGLNVEEVIEECKLFYFAGTESSAILLTYTMVLLSMHPEWLDRARDEVLQVFGQNKPDFSGFSRLKVVTMVLYEVLRLYPPALFINRRTHKQTELGGVVYPPDVMFVIPIMFVHRDPALWGQDAGEFNPGRFAEGVSKACGDPGAFIPFSWGPRICIGQNFALLEAKLAISMVLQRFAFELSPEYAHAPYSILTLHPQHSVPVRVRRL, from the exons ATGGACGACGACGGTGGCACGGCGCTGCTCCGTGAGTCCTCGCCGTGGAGCctgctcggcggcgcggcggccgtgctGCTGCTGTGGTGGGCGGCGCAGGTCCTGGAGTGGGCCTGGCTGGCTCCCCGGCGCATGGAGCGGGCCCTCAGGGCGCAGGGCCTGAGGGGCAACCGCTACCGCTTCCTCTGGGGCGACCTCAAGGAGGAGCGCcggctgacggcggcggccctggcCAGGCCCGTGCCCATGGACCGGCCCCACGACATCCTCCCGCGCGTCTCCCCTCTCCTTCACCGTGCCGTCGAGGAGCATG ACGGATGTGCAGGTAAGCTCTCGTTTACATGGTTCGGGACGATCCCCAGAATTACAGTCATTGACCCCGAGCTGGCCCGGGAAGTTGCATCAAACAAAGATGGCTACTTCGTGAAAACAAAGCTGGCCACTCGCATGGTCAAGTTTCTGATTGGTGGGGTCGCGATCCTTGACGGCGAGGAATGGGTCAAGCATAGGAGGATTATGAATCCAGCCTTCCATGCAGAGAAACTGAAG GGGATGTTGCCTGCGTTCTCTGCAGCTTGCAGCGATCTAATTTGCAGATGGGAGAACTTACTTGCTGATTCTGTTGGAACCATTGAGCTAGACGTTTGGGCTGAGTTCCAAAATTTATCCGGGGATGTCCTTTCAAGAACTGTTTTCGGTGTTAGCTACGAAGAAGGCAGAAGAATTTTCCTACTTCAAGCTGAACAAGTTGTCCGCGTTACTCAAGCTTTCGGGACAAGTCATATCCCAGGATACTT TCTTTTACCAACAAAAGGGAACCGAAGGATAAAGGCTATTAACAGGGAGACCAAGACGATCCTAAGGGGAATAATAGAGAAGAGACGTGAGGCCATGAAGAACGGTGAACCCACCAAACATGACTTGCTCGGCATGCTGTTGGAATCAAACATGAATTACAGCAACTCCGATGGAAAGTCCAGCGGGGGGCTCAACGTAGAAGAAGTGATTGAAGAATGCAAGTTGTTCTACTTTGCAGGAACTGAGAGTAGCGCTATCCTGCTGACTTACACAATGGTACTCTTGAGCATGCATCCGGAGTGGCTAGATCGAGCCAGGGATGAAGTTCTGCAAGTCTTTGGGCAAAACAAGCCAGATTTCAGCGGTTTCAGTCGTCTAAAAGTT GTGACAATGGTGTTGTACGAGGTGCTACGCCTGTACCCTCCGGCATTGTTCATCAACCGACGGACGCACAAGCAGACTGAGCTCGGAGGCGTCGTGTACCCACCGGATGTCATGTTTGTGATCCCCATCATGTTTGTCCACCGAGACCCTGCGCTCTGGGGGCAGGACGCCGGCGAGTTCAACCCGGGGAGGTTCGCCGAGGGCGTGTCCAAGGCGTGCGGCGACCCGGGCGCCTTCATCCCCTTCAGCTGGGGGCCGCGCATATGCATCGGCCAGAACTTTGCGCTGCTGGAGGCCAAGCTCGCAATTAGCATGGTCCTGCAGCGCTTCGCGTTTGAGCTCTCGCCGGAGTACGCGCACGCGCCCTACAGCATTCTGACACTTCACCCGCAGCACAGCGTTCCGGTTAGGGTACGCCGGCTCTGA
- the LOC117854936 gene encoding cytochrome P450 CYP72A616 isoform X2, translating to MDDDGGTALLRESSPWSLLGGAAAVLLLWWAAQVLEWAWLAPRRMERALRAQGLRGNRYRFLWGDLKEERRLTAAALARPVPMDRPHDILPRVSPLLHRAVEEHGKLSFTWFGTIPRITVIDPELAREVASNKDGYFVKTKLATRMVKFLIGGVAILDGEEWVKHRRIMNPAFHAEKLKGMLPAFSAACSDLICRWENLLADSVGTIELDVWAEFQNLSGDVLSRTVFGVSYEEGRRIFLLQAEQVVRVTQAFGTSHIPGYFLLPTKGNRRIKAINRETKTILRGIIEKRREAMKNGEPTKHDLLGMLLESNMNYSNSDGKSSGGLNVEEVIEECKLFYFAGTESSAILLTYTMVLLSMHPEWLDRARDEVLQVFGQNKPDFSGFSRLKVVTMVLYEVLRLYPPALFINRRTHKQTELGGVVYPPDVMFVIPIMFVHRDPALWGQDAGEFNPGRFAEGVSKACGDPGAFIPFSWGPRICIGQNFALLEAKLAISMVLQRFAFELSPEYAHAPYSILTLHPQHSVPVRVRRL from the exons ATGGACGACGACGGTGGCACGGCGCTGCTCCGTGAGTCCTCGCCGTGGAGCctgctcggcggcgcggcggccgtgctGCTGCTGTGGTGGGCGGCGCAGGTCCTGGAGTGGGCCTGGCTGGCTCCCCGGCGCATGGAGCGGGCCCTCAGGGCGCAGGGCCTGAGGGGCAACCGCTACCGCTTCCTCTGGGGCGACCTCAAGGAGGAGCGCcggctgacggcggcggccctggcCAGGCCCGTGCCCATGGACCGGCCCCACGACATCCTCCCGCGCGTCTCCCCTCTCCTTCACCGTGCCGTCGAGGAGCATG GTAAGCTCTCGTTTACATGGTTCGGGACGATCCCCAGAATTACAGTCATTGACCCCGAGCTGGCCCGGGAAGTTGCATCAAACAAAGATGGCTACTTCGTGAAAACAAAGCTGGCCACTCGCATGGTCAAGTTTCTGATTGGTGGGGTCGCGATCCTTGACGGCGAGGAATGGGTCAAGCATAGGAGGATTATGAATCCAGCCTTCCATGCAGAGAAACTGAAG GGGATGTTGCCTGCGTTCTCTGCAGCTTGCAGCGATCTAATTTGCAGATGGGAGAACTTACTTGCTGATTCTGTTGGAACCATTGAGCTAGACGTTTGGGCTGAGTTCCAAAATTTATCCGGGGATGTCCTTTCAAGAACTGTTTTCGGTGTTAGCTACGAAGAAGGCAGAAGAATTTTCCTACTTCAAGCTGAACAAGTTGTCCGCGTTACTCAAGCTTTCGGGACAAGTCATATCCCAGGATACTT TCTTTTACCAACAAAAGGGAACCGAAGGATAAAGGCTATTAACAGGGAGACCAAGACGATCCTAAGGGGAATAATAGAGAAGAGACGTGAGGCCATGAAGAACGGTGAACCCACCAAACATGACTTGCTCGGCATGCTGTTGGAATCAAACATGAATTACAGCAACTCCGATGGAAAGTCCAGCGGGGGGCTCAACGTAGAAGAAGTGATTGAAGAATGCAAGTTGTTCTACTTTGCAGGAACTGAGAGTAGCGCTATCCTGCTGACTTACACAATGGTACTCTTGAGCATGCATCCGGAGTGGCTAGATCGAGCCAGGGATGAAGTTCTGCAAGTCTTTGGGCAAAACAAGCCAGATTTCAGCGGTTTCAGTCGTCTAAAAGTT GTGACAATGGTGTTGTACGAGGTGCTACGCCTGTACCCTCCGGCATTGTTCATCAACCGACGGACGCACAAGCAGACTGAGCTCGGAGGCGTCGTGTACCCACCGGATGTCATGTTTGTGATCCCCATCATGTTTGTCCACCGAGACCCTGCGCTCTGGGGGCAGGACGCCGGCGAGTTCAACCCGGGGAGGTTCGCCGAGGGCGTGTCCAAGGCGTGCGGCGACCCGGGCGCCTTCATCCCCTTCAGCTGGGGGCCGCGCATATGCATCGGCCAGAACTTTGCGCTGCTGGAGGCCAAGCTCGCAATTAGCATGGTCCTGCAGCGCTTCGCGTTTGAGCTCTCGCCGGAGTACGCGCACGCGCCCTACAGCATTCTGACACTTCACCCGCAGCACAGCGTTCCGGTTAGGGTACGCCGGCTCTGA